AAAAGACGTCCTTTTTAATCCAATTTAACACATCATCTAAACCTTCATCCGTTTTTAAGTTGGTAAATGCGAACGGACGATTTTTACGGAATTTCTCTGTATCTTCAGCCATACGTTCTAATGAAGCCCCTACATATTGCGCTAAATCGGTTTTGTTGATCACAAAGTAGTCGGATTTAATCATTCCTTGACCACCTTTACGCGGAATCTTCTCACCTTGCGCAACGTCAATAATATAAATTGAAAAATCAACCAGTTCCGGACTAAATGTTGCTGCTAAGTTGTCGCCACCTGACTCAATGAAAATCAGCTCAATATCTGAATGACGTTCCATGAGTTCATCAATCGCCGCGAAGTTCATGGAAGCATCTTCACGAATCGCTGTATGTGGGCAGCCCCCTGTTTCCACACCGATAATACGGTCTTCTGGCAATACGCCTGAGTTAACTAAGATTTTTTGGTCTTCTTTTGTATAAATATCATTTGTAATAACGCCGATACTTTTCTCCTCAGATAGACGTTTAACAAGTTTTTCAATCAGTTGTGTTTTCCCTGCGCCAACAGGTCCACCTACACCAATTTTAATCGGTTTCATGTTTCATTCCTCCTATGAAATAAAAATACGTACATCTACATTTTCATGTTCCAACTGATTCATCTCGATACCTGGTACGGTCAAACCAAAATCCGCTTCATCCAATTGCATCACGCCCTCACGTGTTGTCGTAATAAATGGAATCATGTCAGCTACAATCGTTTGCCCTTCTGTTTGCCCTAACGGTATCGCACGCACAGCATTTTGCGTTAAGCTTGAAACATTTTGGTAGTAGTAATAATCAATAATTTTTTCAATTTCAATTCCTAAATGATGGCCCAGCAATGTAAACACCACTGCCGGATGGGTATGCAACTCATATGCTGCGGCCTTTTCACCGTACCAGTCCAACCATTTGTCTTCATGGTAAATCGTACGCGCGAGCTGAATCATCCGCTTACCCATTTGCTTCGTCCCATTTCTCGTTTCTCGCGGAATATTTTGCACGAACAACAATTGATCGAGTCGTTCGATGGCTGCCGTATCATTCGCTTCGATGGCTTCATACACAAGACGCATCGCCAAACCATCTGTATACGTTAACTGCTCCTTCAAAAACACTTCTAACCATGC
Above is a genomic segment from Staphylococcus delphini containing:
- a CDS encoding urease accessory protein UreF; translated protein: MINQAHLKLFQFCDSQFPTGAFSHSFGLETYIQRGDIHDGASFQAWLEVFLKEQLTYTDGLAMRLVYEAIEANDTAAIERLDQLLFVQNIPRETRNGTKQMGKRMIQLARTIYHEDKWLDWYGEKAAAYELHTHPAVVFTLLGHHLGIEIEKIIDYYYYQNVSSLTQNAVRAIPLGQTEGQTIVADMIPFITTTREGVMQLDEADFGLTVPGIEMNQLEHENVDVRIFIS
- the ureG gene encoding urease accessory protein UreG; protein product: MKPIKIGVGGPVGAGKTQLIEKLVKRLSEEKSIGVITNDIYTKEDQKILVNSGVLPEDRIIGVETGGCPHTAIREDASMNFAAIDELMERHSDIELIFIESGGDNLAATFSPELVDFSIYIIDVAQGEKIPRKGGQGMIKSDYFVINKTDLAQYVGASLERMAEDTEKFRKNRPFAFTNLKTDEGLDDVLNWIKKDVFFEGLE